One Streptosporangium sp. NBC_01495 DNA window includes the following coding sequences:
- a CDS encoding serine hydrolase domain-containing protein translates to MTLLPDLQGWIDRAAGRHGVPGAAVAVGMGDQLAEAATGVINLDTGVEATADSLFQIGSVTKVWTTALVMQLVGEGLVDLDEPVREYLPEFGVLDAAASESITVRQLLSHTGGFDGDLFEDTGRGGQACCVHT, encoded by the coding sequence ATGACGCTTCTTCCGGATCTTCAGGGATGGATCGATCGGGCCGCTGGGCGGCATGGGGTGCCAGGGGCTGCGGTGGCCGTCGGGATGGGGGATCAGCTGGCTGAGGCGGCCACCGGGGTGATCAATCTGGACACCGGGGTGGAGGCTACCGCCGACAGCCTGTTCCAGATCGGGTCGGTTACCAAAGTCTGGACGACCGCCCTGGTGATGCAGCTTGTCGGGGAAGGGCTGGTCGATCTCGATGAGCCGGTCCGAGAGTATCTTCCCGAGTTCGGGGTGCTGGACGCCGCCGCCTCGGAGAGCATCACCGTGCGGCAACTGCTGTCGCACACCGGTGGGTTCGACGGGGATCTGTTCGAGGACACCGGACGCGGTGGCCAAGCTTGTTGCGTTCATACGTAG
- a CDS encoding SigE family RNA polymerase sigma factor, with amino-acid sequence MADRAIFQDFVVTRSDRLLRFAYLLTHNWATAEDLLQESLAKAWFAWPGIDEPEAYVRRVLVTTYTSWWRRRWRRELPSDGLPEKPVHDQMADERATLWQAVGRLPARQRAVIVLRFYEDLPVAEVAQLIGCNPGTVKSQTAKALAKLRIDESVVMELQR; translated from the coding sequence GTGGCCGATAGAGCGATATTTCAGGACTTCGTGGTGACGCGGTCCGACCGGCTCCTGCGCTTCGCGTACCTCCTCACCCACAACTGGGCCACAGCCGAGGACCTCCTGCAGGAATCTCTGGCCAAGGCGTGGTTCGCCTGGCCGGGCATCGACGAGCCGGAGGCGTATGTGCGGCGCGTGCTCGTCACGACCTACACCTCATGGTGGCGCAGACGGTGGCGCCGGGAACTGCCCAGCGACGGCCTGCCGGAGAAGCCGGTGCACGACCAGATGGCGGACGAGCGGGCGACGCTCTGGCAGGCGGTGGGCCGACTTCCCGCCCGGCAGCGCGCGGTGATCGTGCTGCGCTTCTACGAGGACCTCCCGGTGGCCGAGGTGGCCCAGCTCATCGGCTGCAATCCCGGGACGGTCAAGAGCCAGACGGCCAAGGCGCTGGCCAAGCTGAGAATCGACGAGTCGGTGGTTATGGAGCTGCAAAGGTGA
- a CDS encoding alpha/beta fold hydrolase: protein MRKPASITVLLSFLPLLLVTPPAQAASASAAPAAIAWTPCAEDSVVECGTLTVPLDHTRPDGRTLSIAVSRLPAADPDRRRGVLLLNWGGPGWSGRQLPSYLAGSRAAELAKHFDLIGFDPRGTGSSTGFACDSPESIPPDPDLSDKERAAREAAAHGAAISRCGNQDPTFARSLTTQNIARDMDRIRTALGESRISYLGVSWGTALGATFRTMFADRVDRMLLDSVADPTLSRNGADLVPGMEQSFHTYSAWLARRNDAYHLGDQPAQVRSRLLALRDKLQSEPFEIDGGKITGGDFTALAIQSSDIWPLTARLIAGIAAGDRSAVTDAIPDFSNATRWPSAEFGERYNAKMGLATSCNLDMTPRDFEQVWAIHERLVRQFPMAGPTSPRYSECTGWPHQAQPLVQKRRPGSLQLVAHTFEWNTPARWGGEMQQAIGGTLGYVDDDVHGSLVETSCAKYAVRYLVSGKTFFRPCQPD, encoded by the coding sequence ATGCGAAAACCCGCTTCGATCACTGTCCTGCTCTCATTCCTCCCCCTTCTGCTCGTCACGCCACCTGCGCAGGCGGCCTCGGCAAGCGCGGCTCCCGCCGCGATCGCGTGGACTCCGTGCGCGGAGGATTCCGTGGTCGAGTGCGGCACGCTGACCGTGCCACTCGACCACACCCGACCGGACGGTCGTACGCTGAGCATCGCCGTAAGCCGGCTGCCGGCCGCGGACCCGGACCGACGCCGGGGCGTCCTCCTGCTGAACTGGGGCGGTCCGGGCTGGAGCGGTCGACAGCTACCCAGCTATCTGGCCGGCAGCCGAGCCGCCGAACTCGCCAAGCATTTCGACCTGATCGGCTTCGACCCGCGTGGCACCGGCTCGAGCACCGGCTTTGCCTGCGACTCGCCCGAATCGATTCCGCCCGACCCGGACCTGTCCGACAAGGAGCGGGCAGCCCGCGAGGCTGCGGCGCACGGGGCGGCCATCAGCCGGTGCGGCAACCAGGACCCGACGTTCGCCCGCTCCCTCACCACCCAGAACATCGCCCGCGACATGGACCGAATCAGAACAGCGCTGGGCGAGTCCCGCATCAGCTACCTGGGCGTGTCCTGGGGCACAGCTCTGGGCGCCACCTTCCGCACCATGTTCGCCGACCGGGTGGATCGGATGTTGCTGGACAGCGTGGCGGACCCGACGCTCTCGCGCAACGGAGCGGACCTGGTCCCTGGAATGGAGCAGTCCTTCCACACATACAGCGCCTGGCTGGCCCGACGCAACGATGCCTACCACTTGGGCGACCAACCGGCACAGGTACGATCACGGCTTCTGGCCCTGCGCGACAAACTCCAAAGTGAACCCTTCGAGATCGACGGTGGCAAGATCACCGGCGGCGACTTCACCGCCCTCGCCATCCAGTCCTCCGACATCTGGCCGCTCACGGCACGGCTGATCGCCGGCATCGCCGCAGGTGACCGGTCGGCCGTCACCGACGCAATCCCCGATTTCTCCAACGCGACGCGTTGGCCGTCGGCTGAGTTCGGCGAGCGTTACAACGCCAAGATGGGCCTGGCCACCTCCTGCAACTTGGACATGACGCCGCGAGACTTCGAGCAGGTCTGGGCGATCCATGAGCGCCTCGTACGCCAGTTTCCGATGGCCGGGCCGACGAGCCCCCGATACAGCGAGTGCACCGGCTGGCCGCACCAGGCACAGCCCTTGGTGCAGAAGCGTCGGCCCGGGTCTCTCCAGTTGGTGGCGCACACCTTCGAATGGAATACTCCGGCCCGCTGGGGCGGCGAGATGCAACAGGCGATCGGCGGGACCCTCGGATACGTCGATGATGACGTGCATGGGTCATTGGTGGAGACCAGTTGCGCCAAATACGCTGTTCGCTACCTCGTGTCAGGCAAGACCTTTTTCAGGCCCTGCCAGCCCGACTGA
- a CDS encoding sensor histidine kinase, whose product MYHSAALAALRNSPVRFWFTRWPWTSLAYLAIGAMLWVFTLMAFALIGTIPYWARWIATVERRWVRLAGFRPIPGRPPGAGVPDLQEPVLWREIALALAHMLIGAFSSVALITGTAMVFAAIVAVFVLAGVDTPLLPNPSQAPFLALVGLLIVVASPYAVTLAAYVQGALATALLSPRVEELQTQVASLARANIAELDRFEGERQRIERDLHDGTQQHLATSAMRLGMLELEVRETFPPGPEQDSALESLEAVRRENELALDTLRDVVHGLRPRTLIDDGLGAALRELARRVPINTTVDAEGVGRFALPVESSLYYIASEAVTNAIKHATPDHIHIELAQSHDRITLTVSDNGLGGANSAHGTGMVGMYERTALLSGELIVDSPPGGPTGIIADIPRPY is encoded by the coding sequence ATGTACCACTCTGCGGCACTGGCCGCGTTGCGAAACTCTCCTGTCCGGTTCTGGTTCACGCGCTGGCCCTGGACGTCTCTGGCGTATCTGGCGATCGGTGCCATGCTCTGGGTCTTCACCTTGATGGCCTTCGCGCTCATCGGCACCATCCCCTACTGGGCGCGCTGGATCGCCACCGTCGAGCGCCGCTGGGTGCGGCTGGCCGGGTTCCGGCCGATCCCCGGACGCCCGCCGGGAGCCGGGGTCCCCGACCTGCAGGAGCCGGTGCTGTGGCGTGAGATCGCGCTCGCGCTGGCGCACATGCTGATCGGCGCGTTCTCCTCCGTCGCCCTGATCACAGGCACCGCCATGGTCTTCGCGGCGATCGTGGCGGTGTTCGTGCTGGCGGGCGTGGATACGCCGCTGTTACCGAACCCCTCACAAGCGCCGTTCCTGGCGCTGGTGGGGCTGCTGATCGTGGTCGCCTCGCCGTACGCCGTGACGCTGGCGGCCTACGTACAGGGGGCGCTGGCCACGGCGTTGCTCTCGCCCCGAGTTGAGGAACTGCAGACGCAGGTGGCGTCGCTGGCCAGGGCCAACATCGCCGAGCTGGACCGGTTCGAGGGCGAGCGGCAGCGGATCGAACGCGACCTGCACGACGGCACCCAGCAGCACCTGGCCACCTCGGCGATGCGCCTGGGCATGCTCGAACTGGAGGTACGCGAGACATTCCCGCCCGGGCCGGAGCAGGACTCGGCACTGGAGTCGCTGGAGGCGGTCCGGCGGGAGAACGAACTGGCGCTGGACACCTTGCGCGACGTCGTACACGGGCTGCGGCCGCGCACGCTGATCGACGACGGGCTCGGCGCCGCCCTGCGCGAACTGGCACGGCGCGTACCCATCAACACCACGGTCGACGCCGAGGGCGTCGGGCGCTTTGCCCTGCCGGTGGAGTCGTCGCTGTACTACATCGCCAGCGAGGCGGTCACCAACGCGATCAAGCACGCGACGCCGGACCACATTCACATCGAGCTGGCACAGTCACACGACAGGATCACGCTGACGGTGTCCGACAACGGCCTCGGCGGCGCGAACTCGGCGCACGGCACCGGGATGGTCGGCATGTACGAGCGGACCGCCCTGCTGTCTGGCGAGCTCATCGTCGACAGCCCACCGGGCGGACCGACCGGGATCATCGCCGACATCCCGCGCCCGTACTGA
- a CDS encoding LuxR C-terminal-related transcriptional regulator, whose translation MATGESNAHIAAALHITDGAVVKHIGNIFAKLGLQAQDGNRRVLAVLTYLQTARPDIP comes from the coding sequence ATGGCGACCGGAGAGAGCAACGCCCACATCGCCGCGGCCCTGCACATCACCGACGGGGCGGTCGTCAAGCACATCGGCAACATCTTCGCCAAGCTCGGCCTCCAAGCCCAAGACGGCAACCGGCGCGTCCTGGCCGTCCTCACCTACCTCCAGACAGCCCGGCCGGACATTCCTTAA
- a CDS encoding SDR family oxidoreductase, protein MGTYAVTGSASGMGAAVTERLRAAGHSVIGVDLRDADIIADLATPEGRSAAAAGIIERSGGVLDGAVVAAGIGPLPGPDRVRRIAQTNYLGSVELLTALRPALAVSGDARAVVFGSNSPTVMPAVPRHVFRAIRAGNIDRAVRRARIYGQAAPNFVYAASKLAVTDWARRAAVTPAWAGAGIRLNVIAPGPVKTPLLDEELANPLAAKAFRSFPNPIGEMGDPGHLADWVIMMLSPAATFMSGSVVVVDGGAEAWFRAGDWPRPVTLLRLPRYLWRWRAFSRFSSPHHAEPSSGPLRGPSGDLSEPA, encoded by the coding sequence ATGGGCACCTATGCAGTGACGGGTTCGGCCTCGGGGATGGGCGCCGCGGTGACCGAGCGGCTCCGCGCCGCCGGACATTCCGTGATCGGCGTGGATCTGCGCGACGCCGACATCATCGCCGACCTCGCGACACCGGAGGGCCGCTCGGCGGCGGCTGCCGGGATAATCGAGCGGTCCGGTGGTGTGCTCGACGGCGCGGTCGTCGCCGCCGGGATCGGGCCCCTGCCCGGTCCCGACCGCGTACGGAGGATCGCGCAGACCAATTATCTGGGCTCGGTCGAGCTGCTGACCGCCCTGCGGCCGGCGCTCGCGGTGAGCGGCGACGCCCGGGCCGTGGTGTTCGGCAGCAACTCGCCGACCGTCATGCCCGCAGTGCCCCGGCACGTGTTCCGCGCCATTCGCGCCGGCAACATCGACCGAGCGGTGCGGAGGGCGCGGATATACGGGCAGGCCGCCCCCAACTTCGTCTATGCGGCGTCGAAGCTCGCGGTGACCGACTGGGCACGACGGGCGGCGGTGACTCCGGCGTGGGCCGGCGCCGGGATCAGGCTCAACGTGATCGCCCCGGGACCGGTGAAGACCCCCCTGCTCGACGAGGAACTGGCGAACCCGCTCGCGGCCAAGGCGTTCCGCTCATTCCCCAACCCGATCGGCGAAATGGGTGACCCCGGGCACCTCGCCGACTGGGTGATCATGATGCTCTCGCCCGCGGCGACGTTCATGAGCGGCAGCGTCGTCGTCGTCGACGGCGGCGCCGAAGCGTGGTTCCGTGCCGGCGACTGGCCCCGGCCCGTCACCCTCCTGCGGCTGCCCCGCTATCTGTGGCGCTGGCGAGCCTTCTCCCGGTTTTCGTCCCCCCATCACGCCGAGCCGTCGAGCGGGCCTCTTCGCGGTCCTTCCGGTGACCTGTCCGAACCTGCGTGA